The Aspergillus fumigatus Af293 chromosome 5, whole genome shotgun sequence nucleotide sequence CTTCCCGATCACTCCTAGTTACCTGTGAAACTGGTAAAGATCTCTCCGCTGGTGCTCTGCTTGCTATCATGTGTCTATTCTacaatgatgatggtatGCCACCCTTCCGCACattttcttgtcttccctATTGCTTTCATCACCTCGTTTCtcattctttcctttttctaACGGTTCTTAGGATCGTTCACAACATGCCCGGCGAGGCGATCAATAGACAAGCAATTCATACGACAACGTCTTGCCTGGATACTGTCATCAAAACATGATGTGAACCCGTCGCGTCCTACGCTTCAATCGGTCAATGCATTTCTAATGGAACGGCCGGACTATTAAGACTAACAGATTGCATCTTATCATTAAACCCGGGTGTGGAACGCTACATATCATACAGGATCATTCTATTTACTCATTTTCGACGGCCTCAACAATAGCACCAGCGCTTCCTTGATCAAGGCCATTCAATACcgccagatcctcctcaccaATCTCAAAATCGAATACATTGGCATTAGCCACAATCCGCTCAGGCGTGTCGCTCTTGGGCAACGGAACCCATCCTTTTTGCAGCGCGTAGCGTATCAAAATCTGTGCCGTCGTCCTTTCGTACTTCTTGGCCACGTCGACCAGCGTTGGGTCGTTGGCTTTATAGTTTCGCACGAGCGGGGAATATGCTTCAACGACAATGCCATTTCTCTTGCAATATGCTTCAATGACTCGCTGTTGGCACCAGGGATGAAGCTAAAGGGCGCATAAGGTCAGTGTACCTCAGGTTCTGGCCATAACGAATCTGAATCTACTTGAAAGGGCTTCTCGACCATAGAGCTTACCTCAATCTGGTTTACGTGCGGCGGCCAGACCTTGGCATATgccttcatctcctcgatgTGCTTCACCCCAAAGTTGCTCACACCGATGCTCCTCGTCTTGCCTTCCTCCAGAAGCCTCTCCAAGGCCTGCCAGAGCTCTTTCCGACCGGCCGAACCAGAGCTTGAGCTGTGGATGAGGAACAAATCCACATATCCATCCCGACCGCCAATCTTCTCGACGCTTTCTAGTAGCTTCTGATACGTAGCTTCGGGGGACCCGGCTGGGCTCAGGATTTTCGTAGTAACGAAGACGTCACTGCGAGGGATGCCGCACTTGCGGAGAGCTTCCCCGACCTCCTTCTCGTTGCCATAAAACTGGGCTGTATCAATGTGACGGTATCCTGCTTCAAGGGCTCTCAGTGATGACTGAACACATTGGCCGGTGGGAGAGCGGTAGACACCGAACCCAAGGCGGGGGATTTTGACGTCGGAATTGGGAAGAGGCAGTAAGTCCGTGATGGTGAGTTTTGAAGACATTGTGTTTGTGTCTCGACAGGAGTCAATTGATGATAGAGACGGAGAAACTTTGCTCGAATATATTCAGTTTCTGAAGCTTATAAGTTGGCCAGAAGAGTGACTCAATGGCATGGACATGGAGCGGGGAGAGGAAGATTTGGTAGGCGCTGATGGTCGGTGTCCAGCCCCTCCAACTTGCCCCGCCCCGTCGGTCTTGGTGCAAATGATATCATTTCCTAGGCTTCTCAGGTGATTACCCATTATTTATTACTGCCAGTTGAACTAGGCATTTCTGCTTGCAGGCTTAAATTATTTTCCCTAGAGTGACTGTATCCTCATCTTTCTAAGGTACACATCACCTCGAGATATGAAACTTTGTCCTTCAGAAGGCACCCTAAGCCCTAATACATTTTGAGCTAGAAAGGTACGGTGTCCAGACTCCACCCTGTCATATACATGTATCTATGCGAATCTTTGTAACTGCATCAATCAAGACGGCCACATAATTGAAGAATGTGGCATCAATGCTTTGGGTCTTTCCCTGTAAAGAGTAAAGTCACGCTGCAATTCTCCAGATGTCCTGTCTCCATTCTATCCAGATAGTACTTCGATGAGGTCTCGTTACGGCTCATTAGGACCAAGTGGATTTTGAGAACAAGCATACTGCCATATCCTGGGTCGTGTTTGCTTGGATCGCGGATGAGAGGTATTAAGGTCTCCCGTGTAAAGGGCACACCTTTTAAGTTTCGTAACATGTTAGCAAACATTGACATCAGGGTTTTCTATATATCATACAGCTCACCTATGAAAGAGGTGAAATTTAAACTGATCTGCTCAATATCAATCAATGATGTAACGAGAGAAACAAAGTAAGGAACCTCGAGAGACTATAGGGATACTCAGGAGATAATAATATAGGAGGGGGATGGCAATGGGTGAGTAAGAATGAtaacaaggaaaagaagacaCAAAGACGCTATATAAATGCCTTGTGGACTAGTTAATTCACGGATATTCAATACTCACTTCTATCAACACAGCTTGTGTAAAGATCCATAGTATACTCACAGGAAACTCTGTACAAACAGGTTACTATGATGATTTTAGAAGTAAGATTTGAATGGGACTACCTCCAGAGGATACAGTATTATGTGGTCAATCACAATGATATAGAATGAATCACTATACTGCTTGATATGAAATATGATTGAGATAATAGTAATAAACACTGTTCACCATTTGGCACCTAGTTTGAATCTTCACACATGCTAATCATTTATTGGAGGTAACAAATAGGGATCTCAGAGGTAACTGACTTGGCCTGAGGAGCCTGTCAACCAATTACTAACCACCTAAAAATTCAAATTCTACTGCAAGGATATCCATGATTAACTAAGCCCTCCAGAATGCTCAGGTCAAGATTTTTGAGTAGCCTGGATGCGTGGTGCAGTAGTTCAGAACCCATAAACGGTAAGGAACCTTGGAATTTTCTACCATGGTGGTTGCTGTGGGGCCCGAGGGGATGGGTTTGTTGACAGTCAAGTATATGGATACATAATCCTCCGGGTTGCAGTCAGGAGGTTGCAGACACGAGCCTCTGGAGAACCGAGGGCGGTCTTTAGTCTTCTATTATACTGACTATCCGATTGTTTCTCAAAGGTTCTCATCTCAGTCAAAGCTTCTATCTAGGCTGCTCTGATCTCCATCGATGCCGAATCCAGCCACCTTCAAATTGGTCtgtggtgaagatcttgcCCTTTCCATCCCAGGCTAGTTTATCGGGGAGCGGGTATCCCTCCTACAGGTTAGGTACCTTTAGGTACTTCCCCAATCTATTTTTCAATTCATGAACGTTCGTTCTTAACACTGACAAGCTCAAGGACGGACAAAGAAAAATAAGAATCTCTCATTAGAACCGACAGCCCTGGATGTACTTGATTCTTTCTATCACTCATCATGTTGACGGTTGAAAAGTCCTGGGTTAATGTACAGCAGAAAACTTTTACTAAATGGTTGGTATATTCCTCCGATTACCCCCTCACTGGTCAATTGTTATTGTTTGAAAGTTTGTGGTGCCCCTCGTTTGCCATATAATTTCTTCGTGATCGCAATCTGTCGACTTTCCTATGCTCTATTTCGGCGTCAAACTTGCCCTGGCTGACACTCTCCTGTCCCTGTAGGCTTAATGATAAGATCAAGGTTCGAGGCATCTTGATTGATGACCTTGTGACCGACCTCTCCGATGGTGTGAGTGTTCTCCTACCTCCGGATAGTCGATTAGCCTGAGAATCCAGATATTGATCGGTCAACTCACCTaggtcatcctcatccatctcctcgaaatCCTCGGCGGAGAATCCCTCGGCCGTTATGCTTCCAAGCCCAAGCTTCGCGTGCAAAAATTCGAGAATGTCAACAAGAGTCTCGACTTCATCAGAGGGAGGCGGATCCAGATGACGAATATCGGAGCGGAGGATATTGTTGATGGCAATCGGAAGATTATCCT carries:
- a CDS encoding aldo/keto reductase family protein — protein: MSSKLTITDLLPLPNSDVKIPRLGFGVYRSPTGQCVQSSLRALEAGYRHIDTAQFYGNEKEVGEALRKCGIPRSDVFVTTKILSPAGSPEATYQKLLESVEKIGGRDGYVDLFLIHSSSSGSAGRKELWQALERLLEEGKTRSIGVSNFGVKHIEEMKAYAKVWPPHVNQIELHPWCQQRVIEAYCKRNGIVVEAYSPLVRNYKANDPTLVDVAKKYERTTAQILIRYALQKGWVPLPKSDTPERIVANANVFDFEIGEEDLAVLNGLDQGSAGAIVEAVENE